Within the Streptomyces sp. YIM 121038 genome, the region CTGTCGGAGGCGGTCCGGCTCGCGTTCGGCACCGAGCCGGAGATCACGGAGAGCGGGGGCGCCGCGTGGAGCGCGCGCCCCCGCGGCCCCCTGCCCGGCAGACCGCGCCCCCATCTGCACGTCACCCTCCGGCTGCCCGAGCCCACTCCGGCGGACACCCACCGCCTGGACGGGCTCGTGGCCGCCGCCCGTCCCGCACACATGCCCTACACCGTCACCGTGACGGCCGCTGAAAGGACCCTCGAACGATGACCACGCAGAACTGCGCCGAGTGCGACTCCCGCGTGGAACCCGGGCAGTCGTTCTGCGATGCCTGCGGTGCGGTCCTGAGCTGGGACCGGGCGGGGGCGCGCAGCGCGGCGCCGACGGCGTCCGGCCCCGGGTCCGGCCCGGCCCCGGCCCCGGCCTCCGGGAGCGGCTCCGGCTCTGGCTCCGGCTCCGGCTGGGACGCCTCCGCCCACGCCGCCGGGCCCGCGCCCGCGACGGGCCCGCCCCGGGGCGCGCCGTCGCACGGGGCCCCGGGACACGGCGCGGGCGTCGGCGCCGCCGGGCCCGCTCCCTTCGCCGCGGCGACCGGCGCGGCCCCCGGCGGGCCCCCGTACCCGTCCGGCGACCCGGACCTGACGGACACCACCCCCCACACCCCGGCGGCCGACCCCGGCGCCCTGTCCGACCGGGCGCGTTCCCTGCTCGTCCCCGTCTCCGAGCCGGAGGCCGGGCCCGCCGGGCCCCCGCCGTCCGTGGCCCCGGTCCTGCCGGGGCGGCCCGACACCGAGCGGCCGCGCGTACGCGTCCCCGGGCCGCAGCAGGGAACCGGGCACGGCGCGTCCTGCCCCTGGTGCGCCACGCCGAACCACCCCGAGCGCCACTTCTGCGCCCGCTGCGCGATGCCGCTGGCCGAACGCGCCGGGCGCGGCGAAGGACCGCCCGCCCACCGCCCCTGGTGGCGGCGTCTCTTCGGCCCCGACAGGAACGAGACCCCGTGGGCGGGCGACCGCCCCCGGCTCCGCCGCGTGTTCGACCGCGTCGGCACCTGGGTCACCGCGGCCATCGTGCTGCCGCTGCTCGTCTTCGGCGCGGTGAACATCCCCGACGGGGTCCAGGCCACGCGTGACCACTTCGCCAAGCGCGCCCCGGTCGAGCCGGACGGGATCCGCGCCTCGCGGTCCTACGAGGGGCACGGCCCGAAGCTGGCCTTCGACAAGCTCAACAACACCTGGTGGGGCCCCGGGGTCGCGCAGTCGGGCCAGGGCGAGTGGATCGAGGTGAGCTTCGCCCGGCCGACCCGCCTCCTCGACGTCATCATCACGCCGGGCATGTCGATCCGCGCCGACCAGCTCGGCAAGTCGGCGCTGCCGCACCGCGTCAAGGCGACCATCACCAGGAAGGACGGCTCGACCGTGACCCGCGAACTCACCCTGGACCCGGGCGCGGGCGGCCAGCGCCGCGCCTTCC harbors:
- a CDS encoding discoidin domain-containing protein: MTTQNCAECDSRVEPGQSFCDACGAVLSWDRAGARSAAPTASGPGSGPAPAPASGSGSGSGSGSGWDASAHAAGPAPATGPPRGAPSHGAPGHGAGVGAAGPAPFAAATGAAPGGPPYPSGDPDLTDTTPHTPAADPGALSDRARSLLVPVSEPEAGPAGPPPSVAPVLPGRPDTERPRVRVPGPQQGTGHGASCPWCATPNHPERHFCARCAMPLAERAGRGEGPPAHRPWWRRLFGPDRNETPWAGDRPRLRRVFDRVGTWVTAAIVLPLLVFGAVNIPDGVQATRDHFAKRAPVEPDGIRASRSYEGHGPKLAFDKLNNTWWGPGVAQSGQGEWIEVSFARPTRLLDVIITPGMSIRADQLGKSALPHRVKATITRKDGSTVTRELTLDPGAGGQRRAFRVGEVTRVRFTVESAHAASDKKQVAIAEIELFGRSGSDRS